A window from Pleuronectes platessa chromosome 6, fPlePla1.1, whole genome shotgun sequence encodes these proteins:
- the tns2a gene encoding tensin-2 isoform X4, translating into MGCVLSSDGCGEEEVQPLPVVRDSTLKRRSLERSESGRMRLTKAGKGEPHIFKEKTFKKKRQCSVCRQNVDHVGSFCRVCKTATHRKCEVKVTSACIPVPPNDLGSTKSLTYTKQRNTLPRSFSVDRVMERVMERHYDFDLTYITERIISVFFPPNLEEQRYRLNLKEVAAMLKSKHQDKFLLLNLSERRHDITKINPKVHDFGWPDLHAPPLDKICAICKAMETWLTSDPQHVVVLHCKGNKGKTGVIIAAYMHYSKISAGADQALSTLAMRKFCEDKVSSSLQPSQNRYIYYFGGLLSGAIKMNSSPLFLHQVLIPSLPNFQGEGGYFPFMKIYQAMQLVYTSGIYDLQGTGGRRLCVTIEPALLLKGDIMVKCYHRRAQSADRDTVFRLQFHTCTIHGSQLWFGKGELDGACVDERFPSDATVEFVFSSGPERIKGREYQKNDPAVTVDYHTADPVVRWDSYENFNQRYQDSLEDIAHTRGPVDGSLYAQIKKRRGPSSGSLSSTNGSSPGAGLPDHRPDHFISQGSDPALSGHSIHLNQPSVHPDCQEEPVRPPPPTRQEREDLARLLGGIEGNRDVERETAILDDGDSLPSERTGTLGLSRSCSCRDGYRSQRCAEPGCDRTLLMPNGYCLDRAPGTNGHHGATPSASPNPAAPPSHMDLCQHYSPHSHQSLPPPDLVWDRQSGPHYLHRSCSEAPSSRHICPYPSPDLTPHPHNPPLHHPLSAPGHLCCREDDYGPYHHPPPPHSHHHAHLPKSSTSPNYHDIMLLDGLPPPGCPCRDCAIRRDDYHNPRLDRGDSFHWDREAELQHREVGLRRARDTELPRGSELHWERDTGPRRGRELSLHWERDREAELQWERDREAEYWHRRATVASYGPQGHDLPAFTFDPLPSGHPAYPEASRSHAHSHLDLKYSSSSSGYQTPRQVCPCSPYQPSPSESRGYASGYQSESTSPLPPASSMTGPCSHSNRPAEHNHNHHHPDSQQSYSSDSHTDGLRSSGESVGWRDHITHGSFRRNHREGHREVHAACSTPSDMSGPSTPVHTSSPLRTVESPSPGGREYEIRTTDIISSDYEASQPQVRRYGADNVVQESLESQISSAEPSSTKDTQSHTNTPTQTDPHNHCKAQINPSPMTPHQQHCSPDVPSASSFDSVTPSTTNQGHCPTPSSPVHASPAQDPHPQPRPLQLQTVHPSEAAALPSPLAQAVSQPQSQSQANGSAGPTPPEVNGSSPARESHPDAPKPTNTHPSSSPHPASSSMEGSPVSDTPVPGFATLGRRLMLSGPDPNHPHHNQQHGPTHHHYPVMEHGAALDTNKRHCYSAHSPQLHPSSYFNYSTISIPLPHPQPPLPEKRHPSAQAGSPSDGAGTLRPAVGHIPPSAASTTQHQHHVTFSPTVGEIAPPSGDNEGVASVEPENANRVSVKFVQDSSRFWYKPGISREQAIAALKEREPGAFLIRDSNSFQGAYGLALKVATPPANVNQSSKVSDPLEQLVRHFLIETGPRGVKIKGCQNEPYFGSLSALVCQHSITPISLPCALKISEKDLIGEVQEVQPVSNVSTAADLLKQGAACNVLYLNSVETESLTGPQAIAKATDATLSRNPRPAATVVQFKVTSQGITLTDSQRRVFFRRHYPVNSVTFSSVDPKDRRWTNSDNTTVKVFGFVAKKPGSVAENVCHVFAELDPEQPALAIVNFINKVMLSQRR; encoded by the exons GTGACCTCTGCATGCATCCCAGTGCCTCCCAATGATCTG GGGTCCACCAAGTCTCTGACCTATACCAAACAGAGGAACACCCTGCCAAG GAGCTTCAGTGTGGACCGCGTGATGGAGAGAGTGATGGAGCGCCACTACGACTTTGACCTGACCTACATCACCGAGAGGATCATCTCCGTCTTCTTCCCCCCAAACCTGGAGGAGCAGCGGTACCGGCTGAACCTGAAGGAGGTGGCTGCCATGCTCAAGTCCAAACATCAAGACAAATTCCTG CTCCTGAATCTCTCCGAGAGGCGCCACGATATCACCAAAATAAATCCAAAG GTTCATGACTTTGGCTGGCCTGACCTCCACGCCCCGCCGCTGGATAAGATCTGTGCCATATGCAAGGCCATGGAGACgtggctgacctctgacccccagCACGTGGTGGTCCTGCACTGCAAG ggaaacaaagggaaaacaGGCGTGATCATTGCAGCCTACATGCACTACAGCAAGATCTCTGCAgg GGCGGACCAGGCTCTCAGTACTCTCGCCATGAGGAAGTTCTGTGAAGATAAGGTGTCCTCTTCCCTCCAGCCGTCCCAAAACAG gtATATCTATTACTTCGGGGGCCTCCTGTccggggcgatcaagatgaacAGCagccctctcttcctccaccaAGTTCTCATCCCATCACTCCCAAACTTCCAGGGTGAAggag GTTACTTCCCCTTCATGAAGATCTACCAGGCCATGCAGTTGGTCTACACTTCAGGGATATA TGACCTTCAAGGCACCGGAGGCAGGCGGCTGTGTGTCACCATCGAACCAGCTCTTCTGCTGAAGGGTGACATCATG GTCAAATGCTACCACAGGCGAGCCCAGAGCGCAGATAGAGACACGGTGTTCAGGCTGCAGTTCCACACGTGCACCATCCACGGATCCCAGCTGTGGTTTGGCAAAGGGGAGCTGGACGGAGCCTGTGTCG ATGAGCGTTTCCCATCAGATGCAACAGTCGAgtttgtcttctcctctggaCCTGAGAGGATCAAAG gACGTGAGTACCAGAAGAACGACCCGGCTGTCACAGTCGATTACCACACTGCTGACCCAGTAGTTCGCTGGGATTCCTATGAGAACTTTAACCAGCGATACCAGGACAGTCTGGAGG aTATTGCCCACACCAGAGGTCCTGTAGATGGCAGTCTCTACGCTCAGATAAAGAAACGTCGAGGGCCAAGCTCTGGTTCTCTCTCCTCAACCAATGGCAGCAGCCCAGGAGCGGGTCTTCCTGACCATAGACCTGATCATTTCATCAGTCAAGGTTCTGACCCCGCCCTCTCAGGCCATTCCATCCACTTGAACCAACCGTCTGTCCATCCTGACTGCCAGGAGGAGCCTGTTCGTCCGCCGCCTCCGACCAGACAAGAGCGGGAGGACCTCGCACGTCTTCTTGGAGGCATAGAGGGAAACCGGGATGTGGAGCGAGAGACTGCCATCTTGGATGATGGAGATTCCCTGCCCTCTGAACGAACTGGGACACTGGGGCTCAGTCGGTCGTGTTCCTGCCGAGATGGGTACCGGTCCCAGCGCTGTGCTGAGCCTGGTTGTGACCGTACTCTCCTCATGCCTAACGGTTACTGCCTCGATCGTGCTCCTGGCACCAACGGGCACCACGGGGCGACCCCTTCTGCCAGCCCGAACCCAGCTGCTCCTCCGTCACACATGGATCTGTGCCAGCACTACAGCCCCCACTCCCACCAGTCCCTCCCCCCTCCAGATTTGGTGTGGGACCGCCAGAGCGGCCCTCACTACCTGCACCGGTCCTGCTCAGAGGCCCCTTCATCCAGACATATCTGCCCATATCCATCACCAGACCTTACCCCCCACCCTCACAACCCCccacttcaccaccctctgtctGCCCCGGGTCACCTTTGCTGTCGAGAAGACGACTACGGTCCCTATCATCACCCTCCCCCACCTCACAGCCACCACCATGCACACCTCCCCAAATCCTCCACCAGCCCTAACTACCATGATATCATGCTGTTGGATGGTCTTCCACCCCCTGGCTGCCCATGCAGAGACTGCGCTATCAGGCGGGACGACTATCACAACCCCAGGCTGGACAGAGGTGACAGCTTCCACtgggacagagaggcagagcttCAGCACAGGGAGGTGGGGCTGAGGAGAGCCAGGGACACAGAGTTACCCAGAGGGTCAGAGCTCCACTGGGAGAGGGATACTGGACCCAGACGAGGCAGAGAGCTGTCCCTCCACtgggagcgagacagggaggctgagctgcagtgggagagggacagagaggctGAATATTGGCATAGGAGAGCCACTGTAGCCTCCTATGGCCCACAGGGTCACGATCTGCCGGCCTTCACATTTGACCCTTTGCCATCGGGTCACCCTGCGTATCCAGAGGCGTCGAGGTCTCACGCTCATTCTCACCTGGATCTGaagtacagcagcagcagcagcggttaCCAAACACCCCGGCAGGTGTGCCCCTGCTCGCCTTACCAGCCCTCACCATCTGAAAGCAGGGGCTATGCCTCGGGATACCAGTCTGAGTCTACATCCCCGCtgcctccagcttcctccatgACAGGGCCCTGCAGCCATAGCAACAGGCCTGCAGAGCATAACCACAACCATCACCATCCAGACTCACAGCAGTCATACAGCTCTGACTCACACACTG ATGGTCTTCGTAGCTCTGGTGAGAGTGTGGGCTGGAGGGACCACATTACCCACGGGTCCTTTAGAAGGAACCATAGAGAAGGCCACAGAGAAGTTCACGCTGCCTGCTCTACGCCATCTGACATGTCCGGACCGTCCACTCCCGTCCACACCAGCAGCCCTCTGCGCACAGTGGAAAG CCCCAGTCCAGGAGGGAGGGAGTATGAGATCCGGACCACAGACATCATCAGCAGTGACTACGAGGCTTCTCAGCCCCAGGTCAGACGCTACGGAGCTGATAATGTCGTTCAGGAATCCCTGGAAAGCCAAATAAGTAGCGCAGAGCCATCATCTACCaaagacacacagtcacacacaaacacacccacacaaacagaccCCCACAACCACTGCAAGGCACAAATAAACCCATCCCCTATGACCCCCCACCAGCAGCACTGTAGTCCAGATGTGCCTTCAGCTTCTTCCTTTGACTCTGTGACACCGTCCACAACAAACCAGGGACACTGTCCGACTCCTTCATCCCCTGTTCATGCTTCACCTGCACAAGACCCACACCCCCAACCCCGCCCTCTCCAACTGCAGACCGTTCACCCTTcagaggctgctgctctgccctCCCCTCTGGCACAAGCAGTGTCTCAGCCTCAGAGCCAGTCCCAAGCCAATGGCTCTGCCGGACCAACCCCACCCGAGGTCAACGGATCATCTCCAGCAAGAGAATCTCACCCAGATGCTCCAAAACCGACCAACACTCATCCATCATCCTCCCCCCATCCTGCATCCAGCAGCATGGAAGGTTCCCCTGTCTCTGACACCCCAGTTCCCGGATTCGCCACGCTGGGAAGGAGGCTGATGTTGAGTGGGCCTGACCCGAACCACCCTCACCACAACCAGCAGCACGGACCCACGCATCATCACTACCCGGTCATGGAACACGGTGCCGCTCTGGATACCAACAAGAGGCACTGCTACTCCGCTCACTCCCCACAGCTTCACCCTTCCTCCTACTTCAACTACTCCACCATCTCCATCCCCCTTCCTCACCCCCAACCACCTTTGCCAGAGAAGCGCCATCCATCCGCCCAGGCAGGTTCACCTTCTGATGGGGCAGGGACTCTGAGGCCAGCCGTTGGCCACATACCTCCCTCCGCTGCCAGCACcacccagcatcagcaccacgTCACGTTCTCTCCCACCGTGGGAGAAATAGCACCCCCTTCAGGCGACAATGAAGGAGTGGCCTCTGTGGAGCCTGAGAATGCAAATAGGGTCAGTGTGAAGTTTGTCCAGGATAGTTCGAGGTTCTGGTACAAGCCTGGTATCTCCAGAGAGCAAG CAATCGCAGctctgaaggagagagagccaGGAGCCTTCTTGATCAGGGACAGTAACTCCTTCCAGGGGGCCTATGGTTTGGCCCTGAAGGTGGCTACTCCTCCTGCCAATGTCAACCAAAGCAGCAAGG TGAGCGACCCACTGGAGCAACTGGTCAGGCACTTCCTCATAGAGACAGGCCCTCGAGGAGTCAAGATTAAAGGATGTCAGAATGAGCCCTACTTTG GGAGTCTGTCTGCACTGGTCTGCCAACACTCCATCACACCCATCTCTTTGCCATGTGCCCTGAAGATCTCAGAGAAAG ATCTGATAGGAGAGGTGCAGGAGGTTCAGCCAGTGAGTAACGTCAGCACGGCTGCTGACCTGCTGAAACAAGGAGCAG CCTGTAACGTCCTCTACCTGAACTCAGTGGAAACTGAGTCTCTGACCGGCCCCCAGGCCATCGCCAAGGCAACGGATGCTACACTGAGTCGTAACCCGCGTCCTGCTGCCACTGTTGTACAGTTCAAGGTGACGTCGCAGGGCATCACGCTCACTGACAGCCAGCGCAG GGTTTTCTTCAGGAGACATTACCCAGTGAACAGCGTCACCTTCAGCAGCGTCGACCCTAAAGACAGGAG GTGGACTAACTCAGACAACACCACTGTTAA
- the tns2a gene encoding tensin-2 isoform X5 gives MSKAGKGEPHIFKEKTFKKKRQCSVCRQNVDHVGSFCRVCKTATHRKCEVKVTSACIPVPPNDLQRRGTAPPRHTQHLGSTKSLTYTKQRNTLPRSFSVDRVMERVMERHYDFDLTYITERIISVFFPPNLEEQRYRLNLKEVAAMLKSKHQDKFLLLNLSERRHDITKINPKVHDFGWPDLHAPPLDKICAICKAMETWLTSDPQHVVVLHCKGNKGKTGVIIAAYMHYSKISAGADQALSTLAMRKFCEDKVSSSLQPSQNRYIYYFGGLLSGAIKMNSSPLFLHQVLIPSLPNFQGEGGYFPFMKIYQAMQLVYTSGIYDLQGTGGRRLCVTIEPALLLKGDIMVKCYHRRAQSADRDTVFRLQFHTCTIHGSQLWFGKGELDGACVDERFPSDATVEFVFSSGPERIKGREYQKNDPAVTVDYHTADPVVRWDSYENFNQRYQDSLEDIAHTRGPVDGSLYAQIKKRRGPSSGSLSSTNGSSPGAGLPDHRPDHFISQGSDPALSGHSIHLNQPSVHPDCQEEPVRPPPPTRQEREDLARLLGGIEGNRDVERETAILDDGDSLPSERTGTLGLSRSCSCRDGYRSQRCAEPGCDRTLLMPNGYCLDRAPGTNGHHGATPSASPNPAAPPSHMDLCQHYSPHSHQSLPPPDLVWDRQSGPHYLHRSCSEAPSSRHICPYPSPDLTPHPHNPPLHHPLSAPGHLCCREDDYGPYHHPPPPHSHHHAHLPKSSTSPNYHDIMLLDGLPPPGCPCRDCAIRRDDYHNPRLDRGDSFHWDREAELQHREVGLRRARDTELPRGSELHWERDTGPRRGRELSLHWERDREAELQWERDREAEYWHRRATVASYGPQGHDLPAFTFDPLPSGHPAYPEASRSHAHSHLDLKYSSSSSGYQTPRQVCPCSPYQPSPSESRGYASGYQSESTSPLPPASSMTGPCSHSNRPAEHNHNHHHPDSQQSYSSDSHTDGLRSSGESVGWRDHITHGSFRRNHREGHREVHAACSTPSDMSGPSTPVHTSSPLRTVESPSPGGREYEIRTTDIISSDYEASQPQVRRYGADNVVQESLESQISSAEPSSTKDTQSHTNTPTQTDPHNHCKAQINPSPMTPHQQHCSPDVPSASSFDSVTPSTTNQGHCPTPSSPVHASPAQDPHPQPRPLQLQTVHPSEAAALPSPLAQAVSQPQSQSQANGSAGPTPPEVNGSSPARESHPDAPKPTNTHPSSSPHPASSSMEGSPVSDTPVPGFATLGRRLMLSGPDPNHPHHNQQHGPTHHHYPVMEHGAALDTNKRHCYSAHSPQLHPSSYFNYSTISIPLPHPQPPLPEKRHPSAQAGSPSDGAGTLRPAVGHIPPSAASTTQHQHHVTFSPTVGEIAPPSGDNEGVASVEPENANRVSVKFVQDSSRFWYKPGISREQAIAALKEREPGAFLIRDSNSFQGAYGLALKVATPPANVNQSSKVSDPLEQLVRHFLIETGPRGVKIKGCQNEPYFGSLSALVCQHSITPISLPCALKISEKDLIGEVQEVQPVSNVSTAADLLKQGAACNVLYLNSVETESLTGPQAIAKATDATLSRNPRPAATVVQFKVTSQGITLTDSQRRVFFRRHYPVNSVTFSSVDPKDRRWTNSDNTTVKVFGFVAKKPGSVAENVCHVFAELDPEQPALAIVNFINKVMLSQRR, from the exons GTGACCTCTGCATGCATCCCAGTGCCTCCCAATGATCTG CAGCGTAGAGGGACTGCGCCTCCTCGACACACCCAACACCTG GGGTCCACCAAGTCTCTGACCTATACCAAACAGAGGAACACCCTGCCAAG GAGCTTCAGTGTGGACCGCGTGATGGAGAGAGTGATGGAGCGCCACTACGACTTTGACCTGACCTACATCACCGAGAGGATCATCTCCGTCTTCTTCCCCCCAAACCTGGAGGAGCAGCGGTACCGGCTGAACCTGAAGGAGGTGGCTGCCATGCTCAAGTCCAAACATCAAGACAAATTCCTG CTCCTGAATCTCTCCGAGAGGCGCCACGATATCACCAAAATAAATCCAAAG GTTCATGACTTTGGCTGGCCTGACCTCCACGCCCCGCCGCTGGATAAGATCTGTGCCATATGCAAGGCCATGGAGACgtggctgacctctgacccccagCACGTGGTGGTCCTGCACTGCAAG ggaaacaaagggaaaacaGGCGTGATCATTGCAGCCTACATGCACTACAGCAAGATCTCTGCAgg GGCGGACCAGGCTCTCAGTACTCTCGCCATGAGGAAGTTCTGTGAAGATAAGGTGTCCTCTTCCCTCCAGCCGTCCCAAAACAG gtATATCTATTACTTCGGGGGCCTCCTGTccggggcgatcaagatgaacAGCagccctctcttcctccaccaAGTTCTCATCCCATCACTCCCAAACTTCCAGGGTGAAggag GTTACTTCCCCTTCATGAAGATCTACCAGGCCATGCAGTTGGTCTACACTTCAGGGATATA TGACCTTCAAGGCACCGGAGGCAGGCGGCTGTGTGTCACCATCGAACCAGCTCTTCTGCTGAAGGGTGACATCATG GTCAAATGCTACCACAGGCGAGCCCAGAGCGCAGATAGAGACACGGTGTTCAGGCTGCAGTTCCACACGTGCACCATCCACGGATCCCAGCTGTGGTTTGGCAAAGGGGAGCTGGACGGAGCCTGTGTCG ATGAGCGTTTCCCATCAGATGCAACAGTCGAgtttgtcttctcctctggaCCTGAGAGGATCAAAG gACGTGAGTACCAGAAGAACGACCCGGCTGTCACAGTCGATTACCACACTGCTGACCCAGTAGTTCGCTGGGATTCCTATGAGAACTTTAACCAGCGATACCAGGACAGTCTGGAGG aTATTGCCCACACCAGAGGTCCTGTAGATGGCAGTCTCTACGCTCAGATAAAGAAACGTCGAGGGCCAAGCTCTGGTTCTCTCTCCTCAACCAATGGCAGCAGCCCAGGAGCGGGTCTTCCTGACCATAGACCTGATCATTTCATCAGTCAAGGTTCTGACCCCGCCCTCTCAGGCCATTCCATCCACTTGAACCAACCGTCTGTCCATCCTGACTGCCAGGAGGAGCCTGTTCGTCCGCCGCCTCCGACCAGACAAGAGCGGGAGGACCTCGCACGTCTTCTTGGAGGCATAGAGGGAAACCGGGATGTGGAGCGAGAGACTGCCATCTTGGATGATGGAGATTCCCTGCCCTCTGAACGAACTGGGACACTGGGGCTCAGTCGGTCGTGTTCCTGCCGAGATGGGTACCGGTCCCAGCGCTGTGCTGAGCCTGGTTGTGACCGTACTCTCCTCATGCCTAACGGTTACTGCCTCGATCGTGCTCCTGGCACCAACGGGCACCACGGGGCGACCCCTTCTGCCAGCCCGAACCCAGCTGCTCCTCCGTCACACATGGATCTGTGCCAGCACTACAGCCCCCACTCCCACCAGTCCCTCCCCCCTCCAGATTTGGTGTGGGACCGCCAGAGCGGCCCTCACTACCTGCACCGGTCCTGCTCAGAGGCCCCTTCATCCAGACATATCTGCCCATATCCATCACCAGACCTTACCCCCCACCCTCACAACCCCccacttcaccaccctctgtctGCCCCGGGTCACCTTTGCTGTCGAGAAGACGACTACGGTCCCTATCATCACCCTCCCCCACCTCACAGCCACCACCATGCACACCTCCCCAAATCCTCCACCAGCCCTAACTACCATGATATCATGCTGTTGGATGGTCTTCCACCCCCTGGCTGCCCATGCAGAGACTGCGCTATCAGGCGGGACGACTATCACAACCCCAGGCTGGACAGAGGTGACAGCTTCCACtgggacagagaggcagagcttCAGCACAGGGAGGTGGGGCTGAGGAGAGCCAGGGACACAGAGTTACCCAGAGGGTCAGAGCTCCACTGGGAGAGGGATACTGGACCCAGACGAGGCAGAGAGCTGTCCCTCCACtgggagcgagacagggaggctgagctgcagtgggagagggacagagaggctGAATATTGGCATAGGAGAGCCACTGTAGCCTCCTATGGCCCACAGGGTCACGATCTGCCGGCCTTCACATTTGACCCTTTGCCATCGGGTCACCCTGCGTATCCAGAGGCGTCGAGGTCTCACGCTCATTCTCACCTGGATCTGaagtacagcagcagcagcagcggttaCCAAACACCCCGGCAGGTGTGCCCCTGCTCGCCTTACCAGCCCTCACCATCTGAAAGCAGGGGCTATGCCTCGGGATACCAGTCTGAGTCTACATCCCCGCtgcctccagcttcctccatgACAGGGCCCTGCAGCCATAGCAACAGGCCTGCAGAGCATAACCACAACCATCACCATCCAGACTCACAGCAGTCATACAGCTCTGACTCACACACTG ATGGTCTTCGTAGCTCTGGTGAGAGTGTGGGCTGGAGGGACCACATTACCCACGGGTCCTTTAGAAGGAACCATAGAGAAGGCCACAGAGAAGTTCACGCTGCCTGCTCTACGCCATCTGACATGTCCGGACCGTCCACTCCCGTCCACACCAGCAGCCCTCTGCGCACAGTGGAAAG CCCCAGTCCAGGAGGGAGGGAGTATGAGATCCGGACCACAGACATCATCAGCAGTGACTACGAGGCTTCTCAGCCCCAGGTCAGACGCTACGGAGCTGATAATGTCGTTCAGGAATCCCTGGAAAGCCAAATAAGTAGCGCAGAGCCATCATCTACCaaagacacacagtcacacacaaacacacccacacaaacagaccCCCACAACCACTGCAAGGCACAAATAAACCCATCCCCTATGACCCCCCACCAGCAGCACTGTAGTCCAGATGTGCCTTCAGCTTCTTCCTTTGACTCTGTGACACCGTCCACAACAAACCAGGGACACTGTCCGACTCCTTCATCCCCTGTTCATGCTTCACCTGCACAAGACCCACACCCCCAACCCCGCCCTCTCCAACTGCAGACCGTTCACCCTTcagaggctgctgctctgccctCCCCTCTGGCACAAGCAGTGTCTCAGCCTCAGAGCCAGTCCCAAGCCAATGGCTCTGCCGGACCAACCCCACCCGAGGTCAACGGATCATCTCCAGCAAGAGAATCTCACCCAGATGCTCCAAAACCGACCAACACTCATCCATCATCCTCCCCCCATCCTGCATCCAGCAGCATGGAAGGTTCCCCTGTCTCTGACACCCCAGTTCCCGGATTCGCCACGCTGGGAAGGAGGCTGATGTTGAGTGGGCCTGACCCGAACCACCCTCACCACAACCAGCAGCACGGACCCACGCATCATCACTACCCGGTCATGGAACACGGTGCCGCTCTGGATACCAACAAGAGGCACTGCTACTCCGCTCACTCCCCACAGCTTCACCCTTCCTCCTACTTCAACTACTCCACCATCTCCATCCCCCTTCCTCACCCCCAACCACCTTTGCCAGAGAAGCGCCATCCATCCGCCCAGGCAGGTTCACCTTCTGATGGGGCAGGGACTCTGAGGCCAGCCGTTGGCCACATACCTCCCTCCGCTGCCAGCACcacccagcatcagcaccacgTCACGTTCTCTCCCACCGTGGGAGAAATAGCACCCCCTTCAGGCGACAATGAAGGAGTGGCCTCTGTGGAGCCTGAGAATGCAAATAGGGTCAGTGTGAAGTTTGTCCAGGATAGTTCGAGGTTCTGGTACAAGCCTGGTATCTCCAGAGAGCAAG CAATCGCAGctctgaaggagagagagccaGGAGCCTTCTTGATCAGGGACAGTAACTCCTTCCAGGGGGCCTATGGTTTGGCCCTGAAGGTGGCTACTCCTCCTGCCAATGTCAACCAAAGCAGCAAGG TGAGCGACCCACTGGAGCAACTGGTCAGGCACTTCCTCATAGAGACAGGCCCTCGAGGAGTCAAGATTAAAGGATGTCAGAATGAGCCCTACTTTG GGAGTCTGTCTGCACTGGTCTGCCAACACTCCATCACACCCATCTCTTTGCCATGTGCCCTGAAGATCTCAGAGAAAG ATCTGATAGGAGAGGTGCAGGAGGTTCAGCCAGTGAGTAACGTCAGCACGGCTGCTGACCTGCTGAAACAAGGAGCAG CCTGTAACGTCCTCTACCTGAACTCAGTGGAAACTGAGTCTCTGACCGGCCCCCAGGCCATCGCCAAGGCAACGGATGCTACACTGAGTCGTAACCCGCGTCCTGCTGCCACTGTTGTACAGTTCAAGGTGACGTCGCAGGGCATCACGCTCACTGACAGCCAGCGCAG GGTTTTCTTCAGGAGACATTACCCAGTGAACAGCGTCACCTTCAGCAGCGTCGACCCTAAAGACAGGAG GTGGACTAACTCAGACAACACCACTGTTAA